ACACCCTGCAAGTTAAGGAAAGTGGCCTTAACGCCCCCTGTCTGACGTGGATCTGACGTGACGTAATAAAGCCCCTAtgggctttatcccacaccctccagccttccAGAATTCTTTTAACGTTAATGAAAAGTTGGTTTCGGGATATATAAATAAATTCACTATTTTTTATGATAAAGTTGTGGAAACAAGGTTTTCAACTATAAGGTTTCATATAAACATTTTTCTTATTCTCTATGAAAGATAATTTAAGTGGTCAAATTATAAGAAAACGATAACACTAAATTATAGTTTTGACTGTTCAGAGAGTTAACGATTGTGATTTTCCATCATTCAGGCCAAGGTCAGTTATATATTATAATATGATGATGATAAACGATTACTTTAAGTCAATTATATCATGTTTTCACCTTTACGTGAGTGGGACAAATGACATTTGAGTAGTCACTAAAGCTTATTTAAGATTTAAAGTTTTGTAGCGATATATTATTCCTTTGATTTGTCAATATAATGTAAGAAATAACCCATAATGTGGCCTATGGATCACTTGAGCTATGTTTACCAACATGACATAACGGGTCCCTAACAATTACTTGATGGGAGTAATTGTGAACATTTACAATTAAGGGACCATTATGACTATTATGATTTCCCTTAATTGCCTTTAATGAGAATGCCAAAGGAGTTTCTTTATGTAACTTATAAAATGGATGGTCATATTATTCATTCATGCATGTAGAGAATAAGACTACTCCTAAAACACCAATCAAGGTTTCTCACTTAGTCTCCATCAAACAAAGGCATCATAACGGAatcatggcttcatcatcatcagcGAAGATAACCATTCCAACATGTAAGTATCTCTAATATATGTTCATGTTCATGTTTGGCTTGATGGGTTTTAATTTTAGACCCATGTTtaaagatataatcaacatgtggtatcagagcgtatgttgattatatctatttaattataaaaaattaaataattagcTGAGGATGAATCGATTTTATGGAATATGAAATCAAAGTtgatttgtttattaaggattgGTTTTCTAGAAAGTTGTTTAAAATTAATCATTGTTCGATGATGTAGTTAGTTTAAATTCCAAACATTTTTGCTTTCCTTGATTGACCTTTTGATATATATTGATGTTCTGCACTATATTATTTGCTAGTGGAATTTTATAATACACATATATGTAAAGGTTAGTTTGGATTAAACATTAGATTTTACTACATGATGGGACATAAATTATGTATTGAATATGATTCATTTTAAATGATTTTAAATGGGTATACCAATTATGCATATCAATTGGTTCGAATTCAAACGTGAATGTTTAAATTTGCATTTAGTTTGAGATGATTTTTTGTATAAAGAAGGTTTGAAGTCTTGAATATTTTAATTGATATATTGCCTTTCCTCAAACCATGTTAATTTAAATTGAAGTAATATAAATTGTTTAATATAATTTATGATTTTGGGGTCACGTTTCATGgtgtttgaatttttttttttttacttcaatACTGTAATTTAGTTAAGTGTTTATTTTATCCTTTATTTTTGCCCACACTAATgatattgttttatttttagaaCAATTAATTGTTGTTTCCTTTTATTTCCGTTGCACATAATATCAGTTAattatttcttttaattttagACATAAGGAAAAATAAAATCAGTTACAGTATTTTTCCTTAATGCAATTAAAAATAATGATTTAAGCATTTAATTGTATGtcttaaaataataaaatcagTTAGAGTATTTTTCCTTAATGCAATTAAAAAATAATGATTTTAATTGTATATCTTAAAATAACGATTTtgacaattaaaaaaaaaaattgtctaATGGTATATATAATAACTATTAGCCTAATTACATAGATATATCATTTCTTGCCCAAAGGTGTTATGGTATATTTATGTGCTTTATTTTTTTTCGTTCATCGTatatgaattttggtcaaagccaaagcgaagccaaaattcataTGGGACATCAAGACAGACCATTTATAATATATGTTCATAAtatgtgaattttggtcaaagccaaagcgaagccaaatttCACATAGAACATTAAGATAGTCTCTATCAGTTACGTACAATTACaatacatgaattttggtcaaagccaaagcgaagccaaaattcatgTAAGACAATAAGTCAGTCTATTATGGTATGTTTATAATAcataaattttggtcaaagccaaagcgaagccaaagttTATGGAAAACATAAAGACAACATTTTATTTATGTATGTTCATAAtgtctgaattttggtcaaagccaaagcgaaacCAAAATTCAGGTAGAATTTTTAATTAATctattattttggtgttataaTAGATTTTATCTTCAATATACTTATCTTTGTTTGCCTTGCTTGATTACCCCTAAATAGATTACTCTAACTCTTCTGTTTGTATTGATCTAGCATCCACTTTTAGCCCTAGCCTTGGAATTGAATTATTGACTGGGGCAAACTTTGCCACATGGAGGGATACGGTTAAACTTACTCTTGGTATGGTGGATCTTGATTATGCCCTGAGACATGACCCTCCTGCTGCTCTGACTGCTGAAAGCAATGCAGATCAGAAAATAGAGCATGAAAAGTGGGAAAGGTCTAACAGAATGTCTCTTATGGTTATCAAGAATTCCATCTCAAGTGCCATTAGGGGAGCTATACCTGATTCAGAGAATGCTAAAGAATATCTGAATTCAGTTGAGGAGCAATTCAAGGGATCTTCTAAAGCACATGCAAGTTCTCTAATTTTGAAGATGCTTACCACAAAATATGAAGGGACTAGTGGTGTGCGTGAGCACATAATGATGATGAGCGACATGGCCCATAAATTAAAGGGATTAGACATGGAAATAAGCGATGGTTTTCTAGTGCACTTCATCATGACTTCTCTCCCTGCACGTTTTAATGCTTTTAagatcaactataacactcagaAAGACAAATGGTCAATGAGTGAGTTGATAGCAATGTGTGTGCAGGAGGAGGAACGTTTGAAACTAGAACAACCAGAAGTTGCTTATATCGCTACCACTAAGTCAGTGAAAAGGAAGGGAAATTTTAAAGGGGAAAGTTCCAAAGTCCAGAAAACGAATTCAAATACTATTTCCAGCCCTAATGTCTCCAAGGGACAGTCTCGTTGCAAGTTCTGCCATAACAAAGGGCACTTGCAACGAGATTGTTCAAAATTCAAGGaatggctggctaagaaaggtactTATGCATTTATGATTATTGAATCCTTTAATATTAATGTACCAATTAACACATGGTGGGTTGACTCTGGTTcaatggttcatgttacca
The Helianthus annuus cultivar XRQ/B chromosome 6, HanXRQr2.0-SUNRISE, whole genome shotgun sequence genome window above contains:
- the LOC110866061 gene encoding uncharacterized protein LOC110866061 — translated: MASSSSAKITIPTSSTFSPSLGIELLTGANFATWRDTVKLTLGMVDLDYALRHDPPAALTAESNADQKIEHEKWERSNRMSLMVIKNSISSAIRGAIPDSENAKEYLNSVEEQFKGSSKAHASSLILKMLTTKYEGTSGVREHIMMMSDMAHKLKGLDMEISDGFLVHFIMTSLPARFNAFKINYNTQKDKWSMSELIAMCVQEEERLKLEQPEVAYIATTKSVKRKGNFKGESSKVQKTNSNTISSPNVSKGQSRCKFCHNKGHLQRDCSKFKEWLAKKGIPYNPEAGKKPKNT